The proteins below are encoded in one region of Sphaerodactylus townsendi isolate TG3544 linkage group LG06, MPM_Stown_v2.3, whole genome shotgun sequence:
- the KIRREL2 gene encoding kin of IRRE-like protein 2 isoform X5 codes for MRTALLWPWIVALSYFAPTGLAAYFFQQPMDQVIVSGQSVTLACVVMGYRGMVQWTKDGLALGGERDLPGWPRYSIVGDASAGQHNLRIDYAELDDDAVYECQATQAALRSQRAKLTVLIPPNDPEIQNGPVVHVISNVPYNLSCRAAGAKPAAEINWYRDGQRQDSAVYSKVLMEDRKREVAVSTLLLTPSSRDMGCSFTCQVSNPAAPAGKQTTVTLNVQYPPVVILSVQPQTVPEGGKVSFLCTATSNPEVTGYRWAKGGVPVPEANGDSYEATVDQSFFTEPVSCEVSNAVGSTNVSTLVDVHFGPRLVSQPKPLTVDVGSDASFTCTWSGNPPLTLAWTKKGSSVVLSNGNTLHLKAVTQEDAGIYVCKAIVPRIGVAEKEVTLAVNGPPVINAEPSQQTAVGAKARLECLVGSIPPPDRIAWAWGERVLDSGSLDRFTVDTVVTEQGVLSALLIDPTHDADFALPYNCTAWNRFGVRSAAVSLRRQEVLSVLILGVLASSGVVAILLLVVTVSLCYRRKRCGKAKRGTQLSKADILVQITTSESSPSRPSEPEDDSKEPMATSSESPATSHTEHSEILEDDEGSQELKDPTNGYYKVRAHEEPCLASSFSEYAPGPRPLFGASSLYPSAGQVQPKLYEYSHRYTLGTPSSRSAYDPHERLFPQENLYSGSTYLTAPYSRAFTSYVKPSNYEKAESGYEPSDQASKASGCSRFSYTSLCQQSDYGRPSQQRMQTHV; via the exons GGTTGGCTGCCTATTTCTTCCAGCAGCCTATGGATCAAGTGATCGTATCTGGACAGTCGGTGACTCTGGCCTGCGTGGTGATGGGCTACCGAGGCATGGTTCAGTGGACCAAGGATGGGCTGGCTTTGGGCGGAGAAAGAGACCTGCCCG GCTGGCCCCGCTACTCCATCGTTGGAGATGCCTCTGCCGGGCAGCATAACTTACGCATTGATTACGCTGAGTTGGATGACGACGCAGTCTATGAATGCCAGGCTACGCAAGCGGCGTTGAGGTCCCAACGTGCCAAACTCACTGTCCTGA tCCCTCCCAACGATCCAGAGATCCAAAATGGCCCCGTCGTGCATGTGATCTCCAACGTCCCCTACAACCTATCCTGCCGGGCTGCCGGGGCCAAGCCTGCTGCCGAGATCAACTGGTACCGAGACGGGCAGCGGCAAGATTCTGCAGTGTATTCCAAG gtgttGATGGAGGACAGAAAACGGGAGGTGGCGGTCAGCACCCTCCTCTTGACCCCCAGCAGCAGGGACATGGGGTGCTCTTTCACGTGCCAGGTCAGCAatccagcagcccctgctggcaagcAGACAACAGTCACCCTCAATGTGCAAT ACCCGCCTGTCGTCATCTTATCAGTCCAGCCGCAAACCGTCCCTGAAGGGGGCAAGGTCAGCTTCCTCTGCACGGCCACCTCCAACCCCGAAGTGACAGGTTACAG GTGGGCGAAAGGCGGCGTGCCTGTTCCAGAAGCCAACGGAGACAGCTACGAGGCGACGGTCGACCAGTCCTTCTTCACCGAACCCGTGTCGTGTGAGGTGTCAAATGCTGTGGGAAGCACCAACGTCAGCACACTGGTGGATGTGCATT tTGGACCCCGTCTTGTATCTCAGCCCAAACCCTTGACGGTTGATGTGGGTTCAGATGCCTCATTCACTTGCACCTGGTCCGGGAATCCACCTCTCACCTTGGCCTGGACCAAAAAGGGATCTAGCGTG GTACTGAGCAATGGAAACACCCTCCACCTGAAGGCAGTGACACAAGAGGACGCTGGCATCTACGTGTGCAAAGCGATTGTGCCCCGCATCGGGGTTGCGGAGAAGGAAGTGACGCTTGCGGTGAACG GCCCGCCTGTTATCAACGCAGAACCGAGCCAGCAGACAGCGGTGGGAGCCAAAGCACGGCTGGAGTGCTTGGTGGGGAGCATCCCGCCCCCCGACAGGATT GCCTGGGCATGGGGTGAACGGGTGTTGGACTCCGGCTCGCTGGATCGCTTTACAGTGGACACTGTTGTGACGGAGCAAGGGGTGCTCTCGGCCCTGCTGATAGACCCAACCCATGACGCCGATTTTGCCCTCCCCTACAATTGCACAGCTTGGAACCGCTTCGGCGTACGGTCCGCCGCTGTCAGCCTGCGCCGCCAAG AGGTCTTGTCGGTCCTGATCTTGGGGGTTTTGGCTTCCTCTGGTGTTGTGGCCATTCTGCTTCTGGTAGTCACTGTCTCTCTCTGCTACCGGCGCAAACGCTGTGGAAAGG CCAAGCGGGGAacgcagctctccaaggccgacATCCTGGTGCAGATCACGACCAGCGAGAGCAGCCCCAGCCGACCAAGCGAGCCGGAAGACGATAGCAAAGAACCTATG GCCACTAGCAGTGAATCTCCAGCGACATCCCATACGGAGCACAGCGAAATTCTGGAAGATGATGAAGGgagtcaggagctgaag GACCCCACAAACGGCTATTACAAGGTCCGTGCTCATGAAGAGCCCTGCTTGGCGAGCAGTTTCTCAGAATATGCCCCCGGCCCCCGTCCTCTGTTTGGGGCCTCTTCCCTGTACCCTTCGGCCGGGCAGGTACAACCAAAGCTGTATGAGTACTCCCACCGCTACACCCTGGGCACACCCAGCTCCCGCTCGGCCTATGACCCCCACGAGCGGCTCTTCCCTCAGGAAAACTTGTACAGCGGgagcacctacctcacagccccCTACAGCCGCGCCTTCACTAGTTACGTCAAGCCCAGCAACTACGAGAAGGCCGAGAGCGGATACGAGCCGTCGGACCAGGCCAGCAAGGCCTCAGGCTGTTCGCGCTTCTCGTATACGTCCTTGTGTCAGCAGTCTGACTACGGGCGTCCTTCCCAGCAGCGCATGCAGACCCACGTATGA
- the KIRREL2 gene encoding kin of IRRE-like protein 2 isoform X4, producing the protein MRTALLWPWIVALSYFAPTGLAAYFFQQPMDQVIVSGQSVTLACVVMGYRGMVQWTKDGLALGGERDLPGWPRYSIVGDASAGQHNLRIDYAELDDDAVYECQATQAALRSQRAKLTVLIPPNDPEIQNGPVVHVISNVPYNLSCRAAGAKPAAEINWYRDGQRQDSAVYSKVLMEDRKREVAVSTLLLTPSSRDMGCSFTCQVSNPAAPAGKQTTVTLNVQYPPVVILSVQPQTVPEGGKVSFLCTATSNPEVTGYRWAKGGVPVPEANGDSYEATVDQSFFTEPVSCEVSNAVGSTNVSTLVDVHFGPRLVSQPKPLTVDVGSDASFTCTWSGNPPLTLAWTKKGSSVVLSNGNTLHLKAVTQEDAGIYVCKAIVPRIGVAEKEVTLAVNGPPVINAEPSQQTAVGAKARLECLVGSIPPPDRIAWAWGERVLDSGSLDRFTVDTVVTEQGVLSALLIDPTHDADFALPYNCTAWNRFGVRSAAVSLRRQDAFTPTREKPTEVLSVLILGVLASSGVVAILLLVVTVSLCYRRKRCGKAKRGTQLSKADILVQITTSESSPSRPSEPEDDSKEPMATSSESPATSHTEHSEILEDDEGSQELKDPTNGYYKVRAHEEPCLASSFSEYAPGPRPLFGASSLYPSAGQVQPKLYEYSHRYTLGTPSSRSAYDPHERLFPQENLYSGSTYLTAPYSRAFTSYVKPSNYEKAESGYEPSDQASKASGCSRFSYTSLCQQSDYGRPSQQRMQTHV; encoded by the exons GGTTGGCTGCCTATTTCTTCCAGCAGCCTATGGATCAAGTGATCGTATCTGGACAGTCGGTGACTCTGGCCTGCGTGGTGATGGGCTACCGAGGCATGGTTCAGTGGACCAAGGATGGGCTGGCTTTGGGCGGAGAAAGAGACCTGCCCG GCTGGCCCCGCTACTCCATCGTTGGAGATGCCTCTGCCGGGCAGCATAACTTACGCATTGATTACGCTGAGTTGGATGACGACGCAGTCTATGAATGCCAGGCTACGCAAGCGGCGTTGAGGTCCCAACGTGCCAAACTCACTGTCCTGA tCCCTCCCAACGATCCAGAGATCCAAAATGGCCCCGTCGTGCATGTGATCTCCAACGTCCCCTACAACCTATCCTGCCGGGCTGCCGGGGCCAAGCCTGCTGCCGAGATCAACTGGTACCGAGACGGGCAGCGGCAAGATTCTGCAGTGTATTCCAAG gtgttGATGGAGGACAGAAAACGGGAGGTGGCGGTCAGCACCCTCCTCTTGACCCCCAGCAGCAGGGACATGGGGTGCTCTTTCACGTGCCAGGTCAGCAatccagcagcccctgctggcaagcAGACAACAGTCACCCTCAATGTGCAAT ACCCGCCTGTCGTCATCTTATCAGTCCAGCCGCAAACCGTCCCTGAAGGGGGCAAGGTCAGCTTCCTCTGCACGGCCACCTCCAACCCCGAAGTGACAGGTTACAG GTGGGCGAAAGGCGGCGTGCCTGTTCCAGAAGCCAACGGAGACAGCTACGAGGCGACGGTCGACCAGTCCTTCTTCACCGAACCCGTGTCGTGTGAGGTGTCAAATGCTGTGGGAAGCACCAACGTCAGCACACTGGTGGATGTGCATT tTGGACCCCGTCTTGTATCTCAGCCCAAACCCTTGACGGTTGATGTGGGTTCAGATGCCTCATTCACTTGCACCTGGTCCGGGAATCCACCTCTCACCTTGGCCTGGACCAAAAAGGGATCTAGCGTG GTACTGAGCAATGGAAACACCCTCCACCTGAAGGCAGTGACACAAGAGGACGCTGGCATCTACGTGTGCAAAGCGATTGTGCCCCGCATCGGGGTTGCGGAGAAGGAAGTGACGCTTGCGGTGAACG GCCCGCCTGTTATCAACGCAGAACCGAGCCAGCAGACAGCGGTGGGAGCCAAAGCACGGCTGGAGTGCTTGGTGGGGAGCATCCCGCCCCCCGACAGGATT GCCTGGGCATGGGGTGAACGGGTGTTGGACTCCGGCTCGCTGGATCGCTTTACAGTGGACACTGTTGTGACGGAGCAAGGGGTGCTCTCGGCCCTGCTGATAGACCCAACCCATGACGCCGATTTTGCCCTCCCCTACAATTGCACAGCTTGGAACCGCTTCGGCGTACGGTCCGCCGCTGTCAGCCTGCGCCGCCAAG ATGCTTTTACCCCCACCAGGGAAAAACCTACAG AGGTCTTGTCGGTCCTGATCTTGGGGGTTTTGGCTTCCTCTGGTGTTGTGGCCATTCTGCTTCTGGTAGTCACTGTCTCTCTCTGCTACCGGCGCAAACGCTGTGGAAAGG CCAAGCGGGGAacgcagctctccaaggccgacATCCTGGTGCAGATCACGACCAGCGAGAGCAGCCCCAGCCGACCAAGCGAGCCGGAAGACGATAGCAAAGAACCTATG GCCACTAGCAGTGAATCTCCAGCGACATCCCATACGGAGCACAGCGAAATTCTGGAAGATGATGAAGGgagtcaggagctgaag GACCCCACAAACGGCTATTACAAGGTCCGTGCTCATGAAGAGCCCTGCTTGGCGAGCAGTTTCTCAGAATATGCCCCCGGCCCCCGTCCTCTGTTTGGGGCCTCTTCCCTGTACCCTTCGGCCGGGCAGGTACAACCAAAGCTGTATGAGTACTCCCACCGCTACACCCTGGGCACACCCAGCTCCCGCTCGGCCTATGACCCCCACGAGCGGCTCTTCCCTCAGGAAAACTTGTACAGCGGgagcacctacctcacagccccCTACAGCCGCGCCTTCACTAGTTACGTCAAGCCCAGCAACTACGAGAAGGCCGAGAGCGGATACGAGCCGTCGGACCAGGCCAGCAAGGCCTCAGGCTGTTCGCGCTTCTCGTATACGTCCTTGTGTCAGCAGTCTGACTACGGGCGTCCTTCCCAGCAGCGCATGCAGACCCACGTATGA
- the KIRREL2 gene encoding kin of IRRE-like protein 2 isoform X2, protein MRTALLWPWIVALSYFAPTGLAAYFFQQPMDQVIVSGQSVTLACVVMGYRGMVQWTKDGLALGGERDLPGWPRYSIVGDASAGQHNLRIDYAELDDDAVYECQATQAALRSQRAKLTVLIPPNDPEIQNGPVVHVISNVPYNLSCRAAGAKPAAEINWYRDGQRQDSAVYSKVLMEDRKREVAVSTLLLTPSSRDMGCSFTCQVSNPAAPAGKQTTVTLNVQYPPVVILSVQPQTVPEGGKVSFLCTATSNPEVTGYRWAKGGVPVPEANGDSYEATVDQSFFTEPVSCEVSNAVGSTNVSTLVDVHFGPRLVSQPKPLTVDVGSDASFTCTWSGNPPLTLAWTKKGSSVVLSNGNTLHLKAVTQEDAGIYVCKAIVPRIGVAEKEVTLAVNGPPVINAEPSQQTAVGAKARLECLVGSIPPPDRIAWAWGERVLDSGSLDRFTVDTVVTEQGVLSALLIDPTHDADFALPYNCTAWNRFGVRSAAVSLRRQEVLSVLILGVLASSGVVAILLLVVTVSLCYRRKRCGKAKRGTQLSKADILVQITTSESSPSRPSEPEDDSKEPMQWYSPLGKPPSPVLTTKGHKELKLEPGNLLYQAHPSPFISLQATSSESPATSHTEHSEILEDDEGSQELKDPTNGYYKVRAHEEPCLASSFSEYAPGPRPLFGASSLYPSAGQVQPKLYEYSHRYTLGTPSSRSAYDPHERLFPQENLYSGSTYLTAPYSRAFTSYVKPSNYEKAESGYEPSDQASKASGCSRFSYTSLCQQSDYGRPSQQRMQTHV, encoded by the exons GGTTGGCTGCCTATTTCTTCCAGCAGCCTATGGATCAAGTGATCGTATCTGGACAGTCGGTGACTCTGGCCTGCGTGGTGATGGGCTACCGAGGCATGGTTCAGTGGACCAAGGATGGGCTGGCTTTGGGCGGAGAAAGAGACCTGCCCG GCTGGCCCCGCTACTCCATCGTTGGAGATGCCTCTGCCGGGCAGCATAACTTACGCATTGATTACGCTGAGTTGGATGACGACGCAGTCTATGAATGCCAGGCTACGCAAGCGGCGTTGAGGTCCCAACGTGCCAAACTCACTGTCCTGA tCCCTCCCAACGATCCAGAGATCCAAAATGGCCCCGTCGTGCATGTGATCTCCAACGTCCCCTACAACCTATCCTGCCGGGCTGCCGGGGCCAAGCCTGCTGCCGAGATCAACTGGTACCGAGACGGGCAGCGGCAAGATTCTGCAGTGTATTCCAAG gtgttGATGGAGGACAGAAAACGGGAGGTGGCGGTCAGCACCCTCCTCTTGACCCCCAGCAGCAGGGACATGGGGTGCTCTTTCACGTGCCAGGTCAGCAatccagcagcccctgctggcaagcAGACAACAGTCACCCTCAATGTGCAAT ACCCGCCTGTCGTCATCTTATCAGTCCAGCCGCAAACCGTCCCTGAAGGGGGCAAGGTCAGCTTCCTCTGCACGGCCACCTCCAACCCCGAAGTGACAGGTTACAG GTGGGCGAAAGGCGGCGTGCCTGTTCCAGAAGCCAACGGAGACAGCTACGAGGCGACGGTCGACCAGTCCTTCTTCACCGAACCCGTGTCGTGTGAGGTGTCAAATGCTGTGGGAAGCACCAACGTCAGCACACTGGTGGATGTGCATT tTGGACCCCGTCTTGTATCTCAGCCCAAACCCTTGACGGTTGATGTGGGTTCAGATGCCTCATTCACTTGCACCTGGTCCGGGAATCCACCTCTCACCTTGGCCTGGACCAAAAAGGGATCTAGCGTG GTACTGAGCAATGGAAACACCCTCCACCTGAAGGCAGTGACACAAGAGGACGCTGGCATCTACGTGTGCAAAGCGATTGTGCCCCGCATCGGGGTTGCGGAGAAGGAAGTGACGCTTGCGGTGAACG GCCCGCCTGTTATCAACGCAGAACCGAGCCAGCAGACAGCGGTGGGAGCCAAAGCACGGCTGGAGTGCTTGGTGGGGAGCATCCCGCCCCCCGACAGGATT GCCTGGGCATGGGGTGAACGGGTGTTGGACTCCGGCTCGCTGGATCGCTTTACAGTGGACACTGTTGTGACGGAGCAAGGGGTGCTCTCGGCCCTGCTGATAGACCCAACCCATGACGCCGATTTTGCCCTCCCCTACAATTGCACAGCTTGGAACCGCTTCGGCGTACGGTCCGCCGCTGTCAGCCTGCGCCGCCAAG AGGTCTTGTCGGTCCTGATCTTGGGGGTTTTGGCTTCCTCTGGTGTTGTGGCCATTCTGCTTCTGGTAGTCACTGTCTCTCTCTGCTACCGGCGCAAACGCTGTGGAAAGG CCAAGCGGGGAacgcagctctccaaggccgacATCCTGGTGCAGATCACGACCAGCGAGAGCAGCCCCAGCCGACCAAGCGAGCCGGAAGACGATAGCAAAGAACCTATG CAGTGGTACAGTCCTTTGGGGAAGCCCCCGTCACCTGTACTTACGACGAAGGGACATAAAGAGCTGAAGCTGGAACCGGGGAACCTGCTTTACCAAGCTCACCCTTCACCCTTCATCTCTCTCCAGGCCACTAGCAGTGAATCTCCAGCGACATCCCATACGGAGCACAGCGAAATTCTGGAAGATGATGAAGGgagtcaggagctgaag GACCCCACAAACGGCTATTACAAGGTCCGTGCTCATGAAGAGCCCTGCTTGGCGAGCAGTTTCTCAGAATATGCCCCCGGCCCCCGTCCTCTGTTTGGGGCCTCTTCCCTGTACCCTTCGGCCGGGCAGGTACAACCAAAGCTGTATGAGTACTCCCACCGCTACACCCTGGGCACACCCAGCTCCCGCTCGGCCTATGACCCCCACGAGCGGCTCTTCCCTCAGGAAAACTTGTACAGCGGgagcacctacctcacagccccCTACAGCCGCGCCTTCACTAGTTACGTCAAGCCCAGCAACTACGAGAAGGCCGAGAGCGGATACGAGCCGTCGGACCAGGCCAGCAAGGCCTCAGGCTGTTCGCGCTTCTCGTATACGTCCTTGTGTCAGCAGTCTGACTACGGGCGTCCTTCCCAGCAGCGCATGCAGACCCACGTATGA
- the KIRREL2 gene encoding kin of IRRE-like protein 2 isoform X3 → MDQVIVSGQSVTLACVVMGYRGMVQWTKDGLALGGERDLPGWPRYSIVGDASAGQHNLRIDYAELDDDAVYECQATQAALRSQRAKLTVLIPPNDPEIQNGPVVHVISNVPYNLSCRAAGAKPAAEINWYRDGQRQDSAVYSKVLMEDRKREVAVSTLLLTPSSRDMGCSFTCQVSNPAAPAGKQTTVTLNVQYPPVVILSVQPQTVPEGGKVSFLCTATSNPEVTGYRWAKGGVPVPEANGDSYEATVDQSFFTEPVSCEVSNAVGSTNVSTLVDVHFGPRLVSQPKPLTVDVGSDASFTCTWSGNPPLTLAWTKKGSSVVLSNGNTLHLKAVTQEDAGIYVCKAIVPRIGVAEKEVTLAVNGPPVINAEPSQQTAVGAKARLECLVGSIPPPDRIAWAWGERVLDSGSLDRFTVDTVVTEQGVLSALLIDPTHDADFALPYNCTAWNRFGVRSAAVSLRRQDAFTPTREKPTEVLSVLILGVLASSGVVAILLLVVTVSLCYRRKRCGKAKRGTQLSKADILVQITTSESSPSRPSEPEDDSKEPMQWYSPLGKPPSPVLTTKGHKELKLEPGNLLYQAHPSPFISLQATSSESPATSHTEHSEILEDDEGSQELKDPTNGYYKVRAHEEPCLASSFSEYAPGPRPLFGASSLYPSAGQVQPKLYEYSHRYTLGTPSSRSAYDPHERLFPQENLYSGSTYLTAPYSRAFTSYVKPSNYEKAESGYEPSDQASKASGCSRFSYTSLCQQSDYGRPSQQRMQTHV, encoded by the exons ATGGATCAAGTGATCGTATCTGGACAGTCGGTGACTCTGGCCTGCGTGGTGATGGGCTACCGAGGCATGGTTCAGTGGACCAAGGATGGGCTGGCTTTGGGCGGAGAAAGAGACCTGCCCG GCTGGCCCCGCTACTCCATCGTTGGAGATGCCTCTGCCGGGCAGCATAACTTACGCATTGATTACGCTGAGTTGGATGACGACGCAGTCTATGAATGCCAGGCTACGCAAGCGGCGTTGAGGTCCCAACGTGCCAAACTCACTGTCCTGA tCCCTCCCAACGATCCAGAGATCCAAAATGGCCCCGTCGTGCATGTGATCTCCAACGTCCCCTACAACCTATCCTGCCGGGCTGCCGGGGCCAAGCCTGCTGCCGAGATCAACTGGTACCGAGACGGGCAGCGGCAAGATTCTGCAGTGTATTCCAAG gtgttGATGGAGGACAGAAAACGGGAGGTGGCGGTCAGCACCCTCCTCTTGACCCCCAGCAGCAGGGACATGGGGTGCTCTTTCACGTGCCAGGTCAGCAatccagcagcccctgctggcaagcAGACAACAGTCACCCTCAATGTGCAAT ACCCGCCTGTCGTCATCTTATCAGTCCAGCCGCAAACCGTCCCTGAAGGGGGCAAGGTCAGCTTCCTCTGCACGGCCACCTCCAACCCCGAAGTGACAGGTTACAG GTGGGCGAAAGGCGGCGTGCCTGTTCCAGAAGCCAACGGAGACAGCTACGAGGCGACGGTCGACCAGTCCTTCTTCACCGAACCCGTGTCGTGTGAGGTGTCAAATGCTGTGGGAAGCACCAACGTCAGCACACTGGTGGATGTGCATT tTGGACCCCGTCTTGTATCTCAGCCCAAACCCTTGACGGTTGATGTGGGTTCAGATGCCTCATTCACTTGCACCTGGTCCGGGAATCCACCTCTCACCTTGGCCTGGACCAAAAAGGGATCTAGCGTG GTACTGAGCAATGGAAACACCCTCCACCTGAAGGCAGTGACACAAGAGGACGCTGGCATCTACGTGTGCAAAGCGATTGTGCCCCGCATCGGGGTTGCGGAGAAGGAAGTGACGCTTGCGGTGAACG GCCCGCCTGTTATCAACGCAGAACCGAGCCAGCAGACAGCGGTGGGAGCCAAAGCACGGCTGGAGTGCTTGGTGGGGAGCATCCCGCCCCCCGACAGGATT GCCTGGGCATGGGGTGAACGGGTGTTGGACTCCGGCTCGCTGGATCGCTTTACAGTGGACACTGTTGTGACGGAGCAAGGGGTGCTCTCGGCCCTGCTGATAGACCCAACCCATGACGCCGATTTTGCCCTCCCCTACAATTGCACAGCTTGGAACCGCTTCGGCGTACGGTCCGCCGCTGTCAGCCTGCGCCGCCAAG ATGCTTTTACCCCCACCAGGGAAAAACCTACAG AGGTCTTGTCGGTCCTGATCTTGGGGGTTTTGGCTTCCTCTGGTGTTGTGGCCATTCTGCTTCTGGTAGTCACTGTCTCTCTCTGCTACCGGCGCAAACGCTGTGGAAAGG CCAAGCGGGGAacgcagctctccaaggccgacATCCTGGTGCAGATCACGACCAGCGAGAGCAGCCCCAGCCGACCAAGCGAGCCGGAAGACGATAGCAAAGAACCTATG CAGTGGTACAGTCCTTTGGGGAAGCCCCCGTCACCTGTACTTACGACGAAGGGACATAAAGAGCTGAAGCTGGAACCGGGGAACCTGCTTTACCAAGCTCACCCTTCACCCTTCATCTCTCTCCAGGCCACTAGCAGTGAATCTCCAGCGACATCCCATACGGAGCACAGCGAAATTCTGGAAGATGATGAAGGgagtcaggagctgaag GACCCCACAAACGGCTATTACAAGGTCCGTGCTCATGAAGAGCCCTGCTTGGCGAGCAGTTTCTCAGAATATGCCCCCGGCCCCCGTCCTCTGTTTGGGGCCTCTTCCCTGTACCCTTCGGCCGGGCAGGTACAACCAAAGCTGTATGAGTACTCCCACCGCTACACCCTGGGCACACCCAGCTCCCGCTCGGCCTATGACCCCCACGAGCGGCTCTTCCCTCAGGAAAACTTGTACAGCGGgagcacctacctcacagccccCTACAGCCGCGCCTTCACTAGTTACGTCAAGCCCAGCAACTACGAGAAGGCCGAGAGCGGATACGAGCCGTCGGACCAGGCCAGCAAGGCCTCAGGCTGTTCGCGCTTCTCGTATACGTCCTTGTGTCAGCAGTCTGACTACGGGCGTCCTTCCCAGCAGCGCATGCAGACCCACGTATGA